A single genomic interval of Nitrospirota bacterium harbors:
- a CDS encoding insulinase family protein produces MRHKKSCSLFTVHCSLFFILFTGYCLLFTASSAHAGIEIKREALSNGLTLMVVERHNVPVVNVALGIKAGSMAEPAEKAGLANLTAELLTEGTKKRTAGEISETMEFVGASLDTSGGDDFVTATLSVLKKDLDLGFDMLSDIIINPSFLPDELNKKRTRIKGGLKSREEDPNFVAEREFKNAVFGSYPYGRLIEGSAETLDRITQQDLIDFYSAYYAPNNAMISIVGDITMEEAKTLLKKYFSGWNKKEIKITMSAKPGPLKETKIITVDKDITQANIILGHLGISRDHPDYYSVLVMNYILGGGGFTSRLMQNVREEKGLVYDIHSFFDADKETGSFQVGLQTKNESADTAIDEVLKEIKLMRDSGASDAEIADAKSFLKGSFPMKIETGRRIANFLIAVEFYGLGMDYVSKYPAYINNVTKEDVLRVAKKYLDPEKFALVVVANQKKASVKFFK; encoded by the coding sequence TGAGACATAAGAAATCCTGTTCACTGTTCACTGTTCACTGTTCACTGTTTTTTATCCTGTTCACTGGTTACTGTTTACTGTTCACTGCTTCTTCCGCTCATGCCGGCATTGAGATTAAGAGGGAGGCGCTTTCCAACGGACTTACTTTGATGGTGGTTGAGAGGCATAATGTGCCTGTGGTCAATGTTGCTTTGGGCATTAAGGCAGGAAGTATGGCTGAGCCTGCGGAAAAGGCAGGGCTTGCAAACCTTACTGCAGAGCTTCTTACCGAGGGGACAAAGAAAAGGACTGCCGGGGAGATAAGCGAGACGATGGAATTTGTAGGCGCATCCCTTGACACCTCAGGCGGCGATGACTTTGTTACCGCAACGCTCTCTGTTTTGAAAAAAGATTTAGACCTTGGATTTGACATGCTTTCAGACATAATCATTAACCCGTCTTTCCTGCCCGATGAACTTAATAAAAAGAGGACGCGCATTAAAGGCGGTCTGAAGTCGCGTGAGGAAGATCCCAATTTTGTAGCGGAAAGGGAATTTAAAAATGCGGTATTCGGTTCATACCCCTACGGAAGGCTGATTGAGGGCAGCGCGGAAACCCTTGACAGGATAACACAGCAGGACCTTATAGATTTCTACTCAGCCTATTATGCGCCTAACAATGCAATGATATCCATAGTCGGCGATATAACAATGGAGGAAGCAAAGACGCTGCTTAAAAAGTATTTTTCAGGGTGGAATAAAAAAGAGATTAAAATCACAATGTCTGCAAAACCCGGTCCGCTCAAGGAGACAAAAATTATAACCGTAGATAAGGATATTACTCAGGCAAATATTATTTTAGGGCACTTAGGGATAAGCAGGGACCATCCTGATTATTATTCGGTATTGGTGATGAATTACATACTCGGCGGAGGCGGGTTTACATCAAGGCTGATGCAGAATGTGCGCGAGGAAAAGGGGCTTGTATATGACATACACAGTTTTTTTGACGCCGATAAGGAGACCGGCTCTTTTCAGGTAGGGCTTCAGACTAAAAATGAATCAGCCGATACTGCGATTGACGAGGTCTTGAAAGAAATAAAACTTATGAGGGACAGCGGGGCGTCTGATGCGGAGATTGCAGACGCAAAATCATTTCTTAAAGGCAGTTTTCCGATGAAGATAGAGACCGGCAGGAGAATTGCGAATTTCCTTATTGCCGTGGAATTTTACGGGCTCGGGATGGATTATGTAAGCAAATATCCGGCGTACATAAATAATGTTACAAAAGAAGATGTGCTCCGGGTTGCTAAAAAATATCTGGACCCTGAAAAGTTTGCGCTTGTTGTAGTTGCCAATCAAAAGAAGGCTTCGGTAAAATTTTTTAAATGA
- a CDS encoding cytochrome c biogenesis protein ResB, whose translation MLYRLFSSLKTSVYILAVMCLVFIIGTIFPQGRDIEDYIKAGGKYVSVVSAMDFLDVFVSPLFIFVAGMLLINLAVCLYDRLRIFLRIKRKPIDFSELKANPKVVVIESADIDEQLKKAGFKLKAEGEGGPVKIFEKGLQYWWLSWFYHVGIILAILGFFLTALFAFEKDIILSQGKPETISLYSKETKWNKYLEKAGMKIPGEKKSDEYVLTLKEFKTEYYQGLKFDYPKGAAERFKVGVGVKKIEPAKKDFSYMPKLWLTHLDVKKPDGQILDAKLWVNKPFRTGGLTLYQMGYEQKVKLSVNGKPLDVEARVPFEVKGVKGNFVLGTLKLGTLYKKDGTKENIIPQASVYYMPEKNQSQKDDLGTLILGKNLKGKNVNFKMKDYKETSALSYRNDPGVWLVGLACLFVFIGLFVRSLGAWYRVQCSVEGNKSYLLISTRGILADRERIIRRLQVSA comes from the coding sequence ATGCTGTATAGACTGTTTTCATCCCTTAAGACATCTGTTTATATCCTTGCCGTGATGTGCCTGGTATTCATTATCGGCACTATCTTTCCGCAGGGGCGGGATATTGAGGATTATATCAAGGCAGGCGGAAAATATGTAAGCGTTGTAAGTGCCATGGATTTCCTTGATGTATTTGTCTCGCCGTTGTTTATTTTTGTCGCCGGAATGCTCCTAATAAATCTTGCAGTGTGTCTTTATGACAGGTTAAGAATCTTCTTAAGGATAAAGAGAAAACCCATTGATTTTTCAGAATTAAAAGCAAACCCAAAAGTGGTGGTTATTGAAAGCGCTGATATTGATGAGCAATTAAAAAAGGCAGGATTTAAACTTAAGGCAGAGGGTGAGGGGGGGCCGGTAAAGATTTTTGAAAAGGGGCTTCAATACTGGTGGCTTTCATGGTTTTATCATGTCGGCATAATACTTGCAATTTTAGGATTTTTCCTTACGGCGCTGTTTGCATTTGAAAAAGACATCATCCTTTCTCAGGGCAAACCCGAGACAATTTCCCTTTACAGCAAAGAGACAAAGTGGAATAAATATTTAGAAAAAGCAGGCATGAAAATCCCAGGAGAAAAGAAATCCGATGAATATGTCCTTACATTAAAAGAATTTAAAACCGAGTATTATCAGGGTTTGAAATTTGATTACCCAAAGGGCGCGGCTGAGCGATTTAAGGTAGGTGTGGGGGTCAAAAAAATTGAGCCTGCAAAAAAGGATTTTTCCTATATGCCGAAATTGTGGCTTACGCATCTTGACGTCAAAAAGCCTGACGGCCAAATTCTTGATGCGAAGTTGTGGGTAAACAAGCCGTTCAGGACCGGAGGGCTTACCCTTTATCAGATGGGATATGAGCAGAAGGTGAAGCTTTCAGTCAACGGCAAGCCTCTTGATGTTGAGGCCCGGGTGCCTTTTGAGGTGAAGGGGGTTAAAGGGAACTTTGTGCTGGGCACGCTTAAACTCGGCACTCTTTACAAAAAAGACGGCACAAAGGAAAATATAATTCCGCAGGCTTCTGTTTATTATATGCCGGAGAAAAATCAGTCACAGAAAGATGACCTCGGGACGCTGATTCTCGGCAAGAATCTAAAGGGAAAAAACGTTAATTTTAAAATGAAGGATTACAAGGAAACATCTGCTTTAAGTTACAGGAATGACCCGGGTGTGTGGCTTGTGGGGCTTGCCTGCCTCTTTGTCTTTATCGGACTTTTTGTCAGGAGTCTCGGCGCATGGTACAGGGTGCAGTGCTCAGTTGAGGGCAATAAGTCATATCTTTTAATCAGCACGCGTGGCATTCTCGCAGACAGGGAGAGGATAATCCGGAGGCTTCAGGTGTCCGCCTGA
- a CDS encoding patatin-like phospholipase family protein — MTQAHKKSFTIFIIILMLFALSSCAPKEAVKPAPKPARVALVLGAGASRGFAHIGVLKILETNKIPLHMIIGTSAGSFVGSLYAYSGDAFQLQKLSFAIEKGDIADLTLPDNGFIKGEKLEEFINKSLKNTPIEKLKIPFYAVAADIQSGKEVVFASGNTGMAVRASCSIPGVFRPVRIADRMYVDGGVVSPVAVDAARRLGADIVIAVDISSNVDAVQPEGTIDTLLQSINIMYSKLSAVQLLKADVVIKPAVGNIASSDFSKRHEAVLEGEKAAIEALPMINNILSELRKEGRLE, encoded by the coding sequence ATGACACAAGCGCATAAAAAATCGTTCACAATTTTCATTATCATTTTAATGTTATTTGCGCTATCCTCCTGCGCCCCGAAGGAGGCGGTTAAGCCTGCGCCAAAGCCTGCAAGGGTTGCGCTGGTGCTGGGCGCCGGGGCTTCAAGGGGGTTTGCGCATATAGGCGTTTTAAAAATTCTTGAGACAAATAAAATCCCGCTGCATATGATAATCGGCACCAGCGCGGGAAGTTTTGTCGGAAGCCTTTATGCCTATAGCGGTGATGCCTTTCAGCTTCAGAAGCTCTCATTTGCAATAGAAAAGGGAGACATCGCTGATTTGACCCTGCCTGACAACGGCTTTATTAAAGGCGAGAAACTTGAAGAGTTCATAAATAAATCCCTGAAAAATACCCCGATAGAAAAACTTAAAATCCCGTTTTATGCGGTTGCAGCCGACATACAAAGCGGTAAAGAGGTAGTCTTTGCAAGCGGAAACACAGGAATGGCAGTCAGGGCAAGCTGTTCAATACCCGGCGTATTCAGACCTGTCAGGATTGCAGACAGGATGTATGTTGACGGCGGAGTTGTCAGCCCGGTTGCAGTGGATGCGGCAAGGAGGCTCGGCGCCGATATAGTTATTGCCGTGGACATCTCTTCAAATGTTGATGCGGTACAGCCTGAAGGCACGATAGATACCTTGCTGCAATCAATAAATATCATGTATTCAAAACTCTCGGCTGTTCAGCTTTTAAAAGCTGATGTAGTCATAAAACCCGCCGTGGGAAATATCGCATCAAGCGATTTTTCAAAAAGGCACGAGGCGGTTCTTGAGGGCGAAAAGGCGGCGATTGAAGCGCTGCCCATGATTAATAATATCTTATCTGAACTCAGGAAGGAAGGGCGTCTGGAATAA
- the ccsB gene encoding c-type cytochrome biogenesis protein CcsB, translating to MTPEDILLREAFLLGIELRLFWFVTLCYGICFITGIAYLASSKQGIGRALTKGLWITVVIHTLLIIFRTIEGMRPPFQTLYETLSWFAWSASVTYLYVQNKWHNVHLPGFIVAGLSMAACLYSLLSRSPEIAPVPPALQSPWYEAHVIIAFLSYAVFVVSFAVEVCYLKFKTSPDNPPVFGVFDEEFHRWTHRLVLFGFPLLTFAVFSGAAWANDAWGRYWSWDPKETWSLITWTVYALYLHTKAVGRWRGRPASILNIIGFVCMIMTFLGVNWLAKLLNIPSMHTYAV from the coding sequence ATGACCCCTGAAGATATTCTCTTAAGAGAGGCATTTTTACTTGGCATTGAGCTAAGGCTTTTCTGGTTTGTGACCCTGTGCTACGGAATTTGTTTTATAACCGGCATTGCATATCTCGCGTCTTCAAAACAGGGCATAGGCAGGGCTTTGACAAAGGGCCTGTGGATTACCGTGGTAATCCATACACTGCTCATAATCTTCAGGACCATAGAAGGTATGAGGCCGCCATTTCAGACGCTTTATGAAACACTCTCATGGTTTGCATGGTCTGCAAGCGTAACTTATTTATATGTACAGAACAAGTGGCATAATGTACACCTGCCGGGATTTATTGTTGCAGGGCTTTCAATGGCGGCATGCCTGTACAGTCTTTTAAGCCGCAGTCCTGAAATAGCGCCGGTGCCGCCTGCGCTTCAAAGCCCGTGGTATGAAGCGCACGTTATAATTGCCTTTTTGTCTTACGCAGTGTTCGTTGTAAGCTTCGCTGTTGAGGTTTGCTATCTTAAATTTAAGACTTCACCGGATAATCCGCCGGTGTTCGGCGTGTTTGATGAGGAGTTTCACAGATGGACGCACAGGCTTGTGCTTTTTGGTTTTCCGCTTTTGACATTCGCCGTCTTCTCAGGGGCTGCATGGGCAAATGATGCGTGGGGCAGGTACTGGTCATGGGACCCTAAAGAGACATGGTCGCTTATCACATGGACCGTGTATGCCCTTTATCTTCATACAAAGGCAGTCGGCAGGTGGAGGGGCAGGCCTGCTTCAATATTAAATATCATAGGATTTGTCTGTATGATAATGACCTTCTTAGGCGTTAACTGGCTTGCAAAACTTTTAAACATTCCGAGCATGCACACCTATGCTGTATAG